One genomic region from Evansella sp. LMS18 encodes:
- a CDS encoding Na+/H+ antiporter family protein, with protein sequence MNAVVVAVLVMLILSLFRVHVVLALVTGAIAGGLTAGFSLNETIEFFGAGLGANAEVALSYAMLGAFAVAISFTGLPNMLVKGALKVVGREGESQARKLSKVFLLFIILLVSISSQNVIPIHIAFIPILIPPLIKVFNALMIDRRAVATIMTFGLKAPYIFLPFGFGLMFHTIVADNMAESGMEIELAMIPQALALPVLGMVLGLGLAVFVTYRKSRNYQDLPIGETNNSDNKKEADFSYSLSSVLIGAASILAVLILQYNTGSMIFSAFAGLVIIYIYFTVMHFMGKQKISATETMMTDGMKMMAFIGFVMIAAGGFAEVVRETGHVETLVATVSGWVGDSKAVAALIMLIVGLLITMGIGSSFSTIPIITVIFVPLAAAIGFSPLATIALIGTAGALGDAGSPASDSTLGPSAGLNADGQHHHIWDTCVPTFLHLNIPLLIFGWIAAVIL encoded by the coding sequence ATGAATGCAGTAGTAGTAGCAGTACTAGTTATGCTGATTTTAAGTTTATTCCGTGTTCACGTCGTTCTTGCTCTTGTAACCGGGGCAATTGCCGGAGGCCTTACAGCAGGTTTTTCTTTGAACGAGACAATTGAGTTTTTCGGTGCTGGGCTTGGAGCTAATGCGGAAGTGGCTTTAAGCTACGCCATGCTGGGAGCATTTGCAGTGGCGATAAGTTTTACGGGACTTCCGAATATGCTTGTAAAGGGAGCGCTTAAGGTCGTTGGCCGGGAAGGTGAGTCCCAGGCAAGGAAACTTTCCAAAGTATTCTTATTGTTTATTATTTTGCTTGTTTCTATTTCTTCACAAAACGTAATACCGATTCATATTGCATTTATACCTATTTTAATACCACCATTAATTAAGGTATTTAACGCGCTGATGATAGACCGGCGTGCGGTTGCGACCATTATGACATTTGGCCTTAAAGCTCCGTATATATTCCTGCCATTCGGTTTTGGTCTCATGTTCCATACCATAGTGGCAGACAACATGGCTGAAAGCGGTATGGAGATTGAACTTGCGATGATTCCGCAGGCACTGGCGCTTCCTGTTTTAGGGATGGTGCTCGGTCTTGGTCTGGCGGTTTTTGTTACTTACAGAAAATCAAGAAATTATCAGGACCTTCCAATTGGTGAAACGAACAATAGCGATAACAAGAAGGAAGCTGATTTTTCATATTCACTTTCGTCTGTACTCATCGGAGCGGCTTCAATACTCGCTGTGCTGATCCTTCAATATAATACAGGATCCATGATTTTCAGTGCCTTCGCCGGGCTTGTAATCATTTATATCTACTTTACAGTCATGCATTTTATGGGGAAGCAGAAAATATCAGCGACAGAAACAATGATGACGGACGGGATGAAAATGATGGCGTTTATCGGTTTTGTGATGATCGCAGCCGGCGGTTTCGCTGAAGTTGTCAGAGAAACAGGGCATGTAGAAACACTCGTCGCTACAGTTTCTGGCTGGGTTGGAGACAGTAAAGCCGTAGCAGCTCTAATCATGCTGATTGTAGGACTGTTAATAACAATGGGGATCGGTTCTTCGTTTTCAACGATTCCAATTATCACGGTGATATTTGTTCCGCTGGCAGCAGCGATAGGTTTCAGTCCGTTAGCAACAATAGCTCTAATCGGTACAGCCGGAGCATTGGGGGATGCTGGTTCACCTGCCTCTGACAGTACGCTGGGGCCATCTGCAGGATTGAATGCTGATGGACAGCACCATCATATCTGGGATACATGTGTACCAACATTCCTGCACCTGAATATACCTCTTTTGATCTTCGGATGGATTGCAGCGGTAATACTTTAA
- a CDS encoding DctP family TRAP transporter solute-binding subunit yields MFKKKGMMLAGLLSLGLVLAACGGDGNDAGNNADGNANNAETNNDGNADANGGSEYTGGPHEWRFVTEETEGQVQYVYAEEFADLIHEKSGGQITIDVYGFGELGSEVDQVEQLQTQIVEFAIISPGFTGTLVPEGNLFALQFLFPDDNEVTQQILDESEAINVHLREQYEQHNITPLAFWTEGAMAWTGSSPLQSPDDFSGFQMRTQESPLILRSYEAYGANPTAMSWGELYTGLQQGAVDGQENPLFFIEDANFNEVQEHLTVSRHNHYVTMTTVNTEFYEGLDEETRALIDETTEEMRDRAFEIQAEQNGVALDLIEEDTDNPTEVYELSEEERDQFRELAIPVRDYFRENGGDNAEMILDMLEEEIEEIEGN; encoded by the coding sequence ATGTTTAAGAAGAAAGGTATGATGCTTGCCGGTTTATTATCATTAGGCCTCGTTCTTGCTGCTTGTGGCGGCGATGGGAATGACGCAGGTAATAATGCTGATGGCAATGCAAATAATGCTGAAACAAATAATGATGGAAACGCTGACGCAAATGGCGGTTCTGAATATACCGGAGGTCCTCATGAATGGCGTTTTGTAACAGAGGAAACGGAAGGCCAGGTTCAGTATGTTTACGCAGAAGAATTTGCTGACCTGATTCATGAAAAATCAGGCGGCCAGATTACTATCGATGTATATGGCTTTGGAGAACTTGGAAGTGAAGTTGACCAGGTTGAACAGCTCCAGACACAAATTGTAGAATTTGCAATCATCTCACCAGGGTTTACTGGTACGCTTGTACCTGAAGGTAACTTGTTCGCACTGCAGTTCCTTTTCCCTGATGACAACGAAGTTACACAGCAGATTTTAGATGAAAGTGAAGCTATTAATGTTCATCTTCGTGAGCAATATGAACAGCATAATATTACGCCATTAGCATTCTGGACGGAAGGTGCGATGGCCTGGACTGGAAGCAGCCCGCTGCAAAGTCCAGATGATTTCAGTGGTTTCCAGATGAGAACACAGGAGTCTCCATTAATTCTCCGTTCTTATGAAGCTTATGGAGCTAACCCAACGGCGATGAGCTGGGGAGAACTTTACACAGGTCTTCAGCAAGGAGCTGTTGACGGGCAGGAAAACCCATTGTTCTTTATTGAAGATGCAAACTTCAATGAGGTTCAGGAACATCTGACTGTGTCCCGCCATAACCACTATGTAACAATGACGACTGTAAACACTGAGTTTTATGAAGGATTGGATGAAGAAACAAGAGCGCTTATAGATGAAACTACAGAAGAAATGCGTGACCGAGCATTTGAAATTCAGGCAGAACAAAACGGAGTAGCATTAGACTTAATTGAAGAGGATACTGATAATCCGACGGAAGTATACGAGCTTAGTGAGGAAGAGCGGGATCAGTTCCGTGAGCTTGCAATTCCTGTACGCGATTATTTCCGTGAGAACGGCGGAGATAATGCAGAAATGATCCTCGACATGCTGGAAGAAGAAATCGAGGAAATTGAAGGAAACTAA
- a CDS encoding TRAP transporter large permease produces MVWTMLAIMVLLLLMGLPMMIPLIVGPLVILFLFMDAIEPTIMVQQMVEGISSYVLIAVPLFIFAADIMSTGRTSRRLLDFVGAFVGHLRGGYAITTAAACTLFGSISGSTQATVVAIGKPMRERLLKVGYKDSSAIALIINASDVALLIPPSIGMIIYALVTGTSVGDLFIAGIGPGVMIFLFFAAYAYIHAKIYNIPLAEKMLWKDRGKVTLKALLPLGFPVIIVGGIYTGQFTPTEAAGISVLYALILEVFIYRSIKLSAIPQIALSSGIVTSAVFVLVAGGQAFSWVISFARIPRMLTDAVMGPDPTALYVLFIVALFFFIGCMFVDPIVVILILTPIFYPVAMQAGIDPVHLGVVITFQAALGSATPPFGVDIFTASAVFNKSYLDVIRGTPPYIVMLLIIGVLVIVFEDISLFLINLF; encoded by the coding sequence ATGGTTTGGACAATGCTGGCAATCATGGTTTTGCTTTTGCTTATGGGGCTTCCTATGATGATTCCCTTAATTGTTGGTCCGCTTGTAATCCTGTTCTTATTTATGGATGCTATCGAACCAACAATTATGGTTCAGCAGATGGTTGAAGGAATATCATCATATGTATTGATTGCTGTACCGTTATTTATCTTTGCAGCAGACATTATGTCCACTGGGAGAACCTCCCGCAGGCTTCTTGACTTTGTAGGGGCCTTTGTAGGCCACTTAAGAGGTGGTTACGCGATTACCACAGCTGCCGCCTGTACTTTATTCGGTTCAATTTCCGGATCCACTCAGGCAACTGTAGTTGCGATCGGTAAACCGATGCGGGAAAGGCTTCTTAAGGTAGGTTATAAAGATTCCAGCGCCATAGCGCTGATCATTAATGCCAGTGACGTAGCCCTGTTAATTCCTCCGAGTATCGGGATGATTATTTACGCATTAGTTACCGGTACTTCCGTGGGGGATCTGTTTATCGCCGGTATCGGGCCGGGGGTAATGATTTTCTTATTCTTTGCAGCGTATGCCTATATACATGCAAAAATTTACAACATTCCACTGGCGGAGAAAATGCTGTGGAAAGACAGGGGAAAAGTTACTCTGAAAGCTTTACTGCCTTTAGGATTCCCTGTAATAATTGTCGGGGGTATTTATACAGGACAATTCACCCCGACGGAGGCTGCAGGTATCTCAGTTTTATACGCTCTTATTCTTGAAGTTTTTATTTACCGATCCATCAAGCTTTCCGCGATTCCGCAAATAGCCCTTTCTTCAGGGATTGTCACTTCGGCTGTATTTGTCCTGGTGGCAGGAGGCCAGGCGTTTTCCTGGGTAATTTCCTTTGCGAGGATCCCGAGAATGCTTACTGATGCAGTTATGGGGCCGGACCCTACAGCTTTGTATGTACTATTCATCGTAGCGCTGTTTTTCTTCATAGGCTGTATGTTTGTGGATCCAATAGTAGTAATTTTAATTTTAACGCCTATATTCTATCCTGTAGCAATGCAGGCGGGGATAGACCCTGTCCACCTAGGGGTAGTAATTACGTTCCAGGCAGCGTTGGGATCGGCGACTCCGCCATTCGGGGTGGATATATTTACCGCCAGCGCAGTGTTTAACAAGTCATACTTAGATGTTATCCGGGGAACACCACCCTATATCGTTATGCTGTTGATTATCGGGGTGCTTGTTATTGTATTTGAAGATATTTCCCTCTTCTTAATCAACCTTTTCTAA
- a CDS encoding TRAP transporter small permease translates to MSSLKKGTGKVFRFLDSGLHTLEKFILSWSIIIISFMTVGNVINRMITGQSWHFAAEISRLSVIVATFMGISYAARKGRHISMSALFDLSPKPVKKALAIINPLITAIVLFVVSYYAFLYTYGIYQSGRTTAALEFPFWLMVVALPIGLAIGGIQFIRNMVVNIRNKEVYLAEEKKDYDEQ, encoded by the coding sequence ATGTCGTCATTAAAAAAAGGGACTGGTAAAGTATTCAGATTTCTGGATTCCGGCCTTCATACTCTGGAAAAGTTTATTTTGAGCTGGTCAATAATTATTATTTCTTTCATGACAGTGGGAAATGTCATTAACAGGATGATTACCGGGCAGAGCTGGCATTTTGCTGCTGAGATCAGCCGTTTAAGTGTTATCGTCGCTACATTTATGGGGATAAGCTATGCAGCAAGAAAGGGGAGGCATATTAGTATGTCGGCGTTATTTGACCTTTCTCCTAAACCTGTAAAGAAAGCTTTGGCGATTATAAATCCACTAATCACTGCAATTGTTTTATTCGTCGTTTCTTATTACGCCTTTCTTTATACATATGGAATTTACCAATCAGGGCGTACTACAGCGGCTCTTGAGTTTCCGTTCTGGCTAATGGTAGTGGCACTGCCAATCGGGCTGGCAATCGGCGGAATTCAATTTATACGTAATATGGTAGTGAATATCCGCAATAAAGAAGTTTACCTTGCGGAAGAGAAAAAAGACTATGACGAACAATAA
- a CDS encoding divergent PAP2 family protein gives MELFTNFPLWAALTAIALAQFIKVPLQYIATRQFDWTLITSTGGMPSSHSGAVTALSTAIALQYGLDSPLFAICAIFGIIVMFDATGVRWHAGEQATVLNRLVTDFNKLTDNMKTWPEKEEQEKRKELKELLGHQPIEVFFGGLLGIVLTLILHAVLF, from the coding sequence ATGGAACTATTTACAAACTTCCCTCTTTGGGCTGCACTTACAGCAATCGCACTCGCCCAGTTTATTAAAGTACCTCTACAGTATATTGCTACAAGGCAATTTGACTGGACTTTAATCACAAGCACAGGTGGTATGCCCAGTTCCCACTCCGGAGCAGTGACTGCCCTTTCCACTGCTATTGCTCTGCAATATGGTCTGGACTCGCCTTTGTTTGCCATCTGCGCAATATTCGGTATTATCGTGATGTTTGATGCTACTGGTGTACGCTGGCATGCCGGAGAACAGGCTACTGTACTGAACAGACTTGTCACAGACTTCAATAAACTTACAGATAATATGAAAACCTGGCCGGAAAAAGAGGAACAGGAAAAACGTAAAGAACTGAAAGAACTGCTGGGGCACCAACCAATCGAAGTATTTTTCGGAGGACTTCTTGGGATTGTGTTAACATTGATACTTCATGCGGTGTTATTCTGA
- a CDS encoding 3D domain-containing protein, which produces MQRIQKLLKTCFMAALLLGALYTTFSSVTNVNQEQLRTWYGNQEFLWKKEQSELNGSNLRVRPGNYRITSSEEIPITQTLSYDITADDNEVTLENSRDWSVFPSLEVIATGYTAGYESTGKTEGHPQYGITYSGVKVKRDLFSTVAADPDVLPIGTILFIPGYGYGVVADTGSAIKGNKIDLYYETVQDVYDQWGKKSLEVYIVEEGNGMLTEDDLIMLNEDEAMQVFRRQITDLDAS; this is translated from the coding sequence ATGCAAAGGATACAAAAGCTGCTGAAAACCTGTTTTATGGCAGCGTTGTTGCTGGGCGCATTATATACTACCTTCAGCTCGGTCACTAATGTAAATCAGGAACAGTTAAGGACATGGTACGGTAACCAGGAGTTTCTCTGGAAAAAAGAGCAGTCGGAACTCAATGGAAGTAATTTGCGAGTGAGACCAGGGAATTACCGGATTACAAGCTCAGAAGAAATACCAATCACTCAAACGTTATCTTATGATATTACAGCTGATGATAATGAAGTAACTCTGGAAAATTCGAGAGACTGGTCCGTATTCCCGTCTCTTGAAGTCATTGCGACAGGATATACAGCTGGTTATGAATCAACAGGCAAAACAGAGGGACATCCCCAATACGGAATTACTTATTCAGGTGTAAAAGTGAAGCGGGATTTGTTTTCGACGGTAGCAGCAGATCCGGATGTACTGCCAATAGGAACCATATTGTTTATACCTGGGTACGGGTATGGAGTTGTGGCCGATACTGGATCAGCTATTAAAGGGAACAAAATCGATTTATATTATGAAACAGTGCAGGATGTTTATGACCAGTGGGGGAAAAAGTCCCTGGAAGTTTATATCGTTGAAGAAGGAAATGGAATGCTGACAGAAGATGATTTAATTATGCTGAATGAAGATGAGGCTATGCAGGTATTCCGCAGGCAAATTACAGATTTAGATGCTTCTTGA
- a CDS encoding AbgT family transporter yields MKENKGFVLRSLDTVERVGNKLPHPVTLFAIFALLVILASGVFGALGTAVQHPSPENDEIIEVQSLMSVEGIQYIFENTVSNFVNFAPLGTVLVTMLGIGIAERSGLITAALRALVMSVPKQLITAALVFGGIMSSMAADAGYVVLTPLGAVLFAGLGRHPLAGLAAAFAGVSAGFSANLLPTSLDPLLGELTIQAAATWDPVYAEGMNIAMNYYFLIVSVIVLTIVGTFVTEKIVEPRLGKYKGGVEEKAEGLTGVEKKGLIGAGIAFLVTIIGIALLIVPEWGPLRGPEGEVLQSPFFSSLVPVILIMFFIPGYVYGKLTEEIKNDKDVANQLSDTMAAMGAYIVLAFVAGQFIAYFNETNLGLVMAVRGAELLEASGLGGLPLILLFILIAGIINLFIGSASAKWALMAPVFVPMMMGTGISPEMTQLAYRIADSTTNVISPLMPYFAIVIAFAQKYDRKVGIGTLISTMIPYSIAFTIMWVLMLVIWMLTGIDLGPNAPIFYN; encoded by the coding sequence GTGAAGGAAAACAAGGGATTTGTTCTCCGCTCGCTTGATACAGTTGAGAGAGTAGGGAATAAACTGCCTCACCCTGTTACATTATTCGCAATATTTGCTTTGCTCGTTATTCTTGCATCAGGAGTATTCGGTGCTCTGGGTACAGCTGTTCAGCATCCGAGCCCGGAGAATGATGAGATAATAGAAGTACAAAGTCTTATGAGTGTGGAAGGAATTCAGTATATTTTTGAAAATACCGTCAGTAACTTTGTGAACTTTGCTCCATTAGGAACAGTTCTTGTTACAATGCTTGGTATTGGAATTGCTGAACGTTCCGGTTTGATTACTGCTGCTCTGAGGGCGCTTGTCATGTCTGTGCCAAAACAGCTGATAACCGCTGCGCTTGTTTTTGGCGGTATCATGTCAAGCATGGCTGCAGACGCAGGGTATGTAGTATTAACTCCGCTTGGTGCGGTGCTTTTCGCCGGGTTAGGCAGACATCCTCTTGCCGGGCTGGCTGCAGCTTTCGCCGGTGTATCTGCGGGCTTCAGTGCTAACCTGCTGCCAACCTCACTTGATCCGCTGTTAGGGGAGCTTACTATTCAGGCTGCCGCTACATGGGATCCTGTTTATGCAGAGGGCATGAACATAGCAATGAACTATTATTTTCTCATTGTATCTGTTATCGTACTGACAATTGTCGGAACTTTCGTTACAGAAAAAATAGTTGAACCGCGTCTTGGCAAATATAAGGGAGGCGTGGAAGAAAAGGCAGAAGGTCTTACTGGTGTGGAAAAGAAAGGACTGATCGGCGCTGGTATTGCGTTCCTGGTAACTATTATTGGAATTGCTCTGCTGATCGTACCTGAGTGGGGACCACTAAGAGGGCCAGAAGGGGAAGTTCTTCAGTCTCCTTTCTTCAGCTCATTAGTTCCAGTCATCCTAATCATGTTCTTTATTCCTGGGTATGTATATGGAAAACTGACAGAAGAAATTAAAAATGACAAAGATGTCGCTAACCAGCTTTCAGATACTATGGCTGCAATGGGAGCTTATATAGTTCTTGCTTTCGTGGCTGGACAATTCATTGCTTACTTCAATGAAACAAACCTTGGACTTGTAATGGCTGTCAGAGGGGCAGAACTCCTTGAAGCATCAGGTCTTGGCGGACTGCCGCTGATTCTTTTATTCATTTTGATCGCTGGTATTATCAACTTGTTCATTGGAAGCGCCTCTGCGAAATGGGCTCTGATGGCTCCTGTCTTCGTACCAATGATGATGGGTACAGGAATCTCTCCTGAGATGACGCAGTTAGCGTACAGAATCGCGGATTCAACGACAAACGTTATCTCTCCACTGATGCCATATTTCGCTATCGTAATTGCGTTCGCACAAAAGTACGACAGGAAAGTAGGAATTGGGACGCTTATTTCCACCATGATTCCTTACTCTATTGCGTTTACTATTATGTGGGTGCTTATGCTCGTGATCTGGATGCTTACAGGTATTGATTTAGGCCCGAATGCTCCAATCTTCTATAATTAA
- a CDS encoding YuiB family protein translates to MELQLPQLIIAIVLYFVLFFGIGFILNMVLRSTWTMAVIYPIVIFFIVDQSGILAYFTNPGEAFPTLGNQLISLKTADIIILLSGFIGAVLSGIAIRMLRDRGYRMF, encoded by the coding sequence ATGGAATTACAGCTGCCACAATTAATTATTGCTATCGTTCTTTATTTTGTACTGTTCTTTGGAATTGGTTTTATATTAAATATGGTTCTCCGTTCCACATGGACGATGGCTGTAATATATCCGATTGTTATCTTTTTTATTGTAGACCAGTCAGGTATTCTGGCGTATTTTACTAATCCGGGAGAAGCTTTCCCGACTCTTGGAAATCAATTAATTTCTCTTAAAACTGCAGATATTATTATTTTGCTCTCTGGTTTTATAGGAGCAGTTCTTTCAGGGATCGCAATACGAATGCTGAGAGATAGAGGATACAGAATGTTTTAG
- a CDS encoding YuiA family protein — protein MALRKRDLKPTDCPYCTGKGYFQLLLGGSETCDNCHGSGQKRTKR, from the coding sequence ATGGCTCTGCGTAAAAGAGATTTAAAACCAACCGATTGTCCGTACTGCACCGGGAAAGGGTATTTTCAACTGCTGCTTGGCGGCTCCGAAACATGTGATAACTGTCATGGCTCAGGTCAGAAACGTACAAAAAGATAA
- a CDS encoding NAD(P)/FAD-dependent oxidoreductase produces MDKKPKIVILGAGYGGMMTATRLLKANVHQDAEITLVNKHNYHYQTTWLHEPAAGTLHHDKTRMRIENVLDLNKINFVKDAVKEIKTEDKKVILEGGELDYDYLVIGLGSEPETFGIPGVKEHAYAIRSVNSVRQIREHIEYMFASYNNEIEKHEDKLTFVVAGAGFTGIEFVGELSERIPELCEEYDIARDKVKIYSVEAAPTALPGFDEELVEYAMNLLESRGVEFLIETPIKEVKEDGVLLNDGSEIKSRTVVWTTGVRGSSVVENSGFETMRGRVKVEKDLRAPGYDDVFIIGDCALIINEEINRPYPPTAQIAIQQSYTCSNNLKSLIQGKDDHLETFKPEIKGTVASLGGKEAIGIVGERKLYGGSASAMKKIIDNRYLYLLGGMPLVLKKGKLNIF; encoded by the coding sequence ATGGATAAAAAGCCAAAAATAGTTATTTTAGGTGCTGGTTATGGAGGAATGATGACTGCAACTCGCCTTCTGAAAGCAAATGTACATCAGGATGCAGAGATTACCCTCGTAAATAAGCATAATTACCATTATCAGACAACGTGGCTCCATGAGCCTGCCGCTGGTACACTTCACCATGACAAGACAAGGATGCGAATTGAAAACGTCCTGGACTTAAACAAAATCAACTTTGTAAAAGATGCTGTTAAAGAAATTAAAACGGAAGATAAAAAAGTTATCCTCGAAGGCGGAGAGCTGGATTATGATTACCTTGTTATCGGCCTTGGTTCAGAGCCGGAGACATTCGGCATTCCTGGTGTGAAGGAACATGCATACGCTATCAGAAGTGTGAACTCCGTTCGTCAAATCCGTGAACATATTGAATATATGTTCGCCAGCTATAATAACGAAATAGAAAAGCATGAAGATAAATTAACTTTTGTTGTTGCTGGTGCCGGTTTCACAGGAATTGAATTCGTCGGTGAACTTTCAGAGCGTATTCCGGAACTATGTGAGGAATATGATATCGCCAGAGACAAAGTGAAGATCTACTCAGTAGAAGCGGCGCCTACAGCCCTTCCAGGTTTCGATGAAGAACTCGTTGAATACGCAATGAACCTGCTCGAAAGCCGCGGAGTGGAGTTCCTGATTGAAACTCCAATTAAAGAAGTGAAAGAAGACGGTGTTTTACTTAATGACGGAAGCGAAATCAAATCACGAACAGTCGTCTGGACTACAGGTGTAAGAGGAAGCTCCGTTGTTGAAAACTCAGGTTTTGAAACTATGCGTGGCAGGGTGAAGGTTGAAAAAGATCTTCGTGCACCAGGTTACGATGATGTCTTCATTATTGGGGACTGCGCGTTAATCATTAATGAAGAAATTAACCGCCCTTATCCGCCAACAGCACAAATTGCAATTCAGCAGTCATATACCTGTTCGAACAACCTGAAATCTTTAATCCAGGGCAAAGATGATCATCTGGAAACATTCAAGCCTGAAATTAAAGGAACTGTAGCCTCCCTTGGCGGTAAGGAAGCCATCGGTATCGTAGGTGAAAGAAAGCTTTATGGCGGTTCTGCATCCGCAATGAAGAAGATTATTGATAACCGTTACCTTTATTTACTTGGTGGCATGCCACTCGTGCTTAAAAAAGGAAAGCTGAATATTTTTTAA